One window of the Dioscorea cayenensis subsp. rotundata cultivar TDr96_F1 chromosome 24, TDr96_F1_v2_PseudoChromosome.rev07_lg8_w22 25.fasta, whole genome shotgun sequence genome contains the following:
- the LOC120252807 gene encoding WPP domain-associated protein-like isoform X1 yields MQELMEDSEALNSRLCNSVDGAMLASSSFKESDILGNDSALYEKFLLDDLDSYWDDLSARLTVSRMVGDSVIKGMVNAVSEEAAQRIALKEAEVAVLSDRLKCYEAGAVQCNRMGPFMMMPKLPRIMETEGLDKSSSELRLELDYNEQLIGLRIAVEKQLDRLTDDLGSLKCLSSGKANEVVTEIDDRVDALKRTIETVFKQVSCGFGSLMVSVLDSHWENEFQNEVNAMLVQDYIKDIYDKFETKLWEQSRVINNLNKKWQEKLGELALMREELDGISRSLLSSETGSLFSQNSLDVFEEWNNGKRKDHIHWKVLGNHHYANCEENGLILMERSEEYEKTMSEVADSPQIKGMTKEEVIVYYKTEMIKMRRQHDSALQEKTEELFSLKREFLKERGSLHLRKDKEFELLRKKIPDIILKLDGILQVEEKSPLVHDDQFHSLKERIDALYSENQHLRGLLGDKRKEVSCLSSQVSETASQMTLHSSAEASLLKQIKKLKCDIKDVNFETSIRDELSKVILRDFITQHERNQDDIEIEAKIVQEIDSIIFRGLADDCVSAMKAIVVRHQTESISLQQVISQKEKAICLLNDENGKLKQVVSSLTVLMEEKKRIEVETDSTLNQQKVRFDLLCQELCILKDKVGKQEVLISEKTIELDSTKNRLNEALRQIDRYEMDVSNLNQKVKNTSDVLEEAQKQNNVLNSIIKEKQKLLSSSEMQAERMDSVIVSLKQLSEQVADVENKMEAKIEQNKSRLKVLTHQCNSTMRQYGTLKKKELWYKKMLDIRYSNLQKAEAEVDLLGDEVDALLSLLGKIYIALDHYSPVLRHYPGVMEILKLVQRELKGENTKLM; encoded by the exons ATGCAGGAGTTAATGGAGGATTCAGAGGCTTTGAATTCAAGGCTCTGTAATTCTGTGGATGGCGCCATGCTTGCAAGTAGTAGTTTTAAGGAGAGTGATATTCTTGGGAATGATTCAGCTTTGTATGAAAAGTTCCTTTTAGATGACTTGGATTCATACTGGGATGACCTTAGTGCTCGTCTGACTGTTTCGCGGATGGTTGGTGATTCTGTTATTAAAGGAATGGTGAATGCCGTGTCAGAGGAAGCTGCACAGAGAATTGCTTTGAAGGAAGCAGAAGTAGCAGTTTTGAGTGACAGATTAAAATGTTATGAAGCGGGTGCTGTTCAATGTAACAGAATGGGGCCATTCATGATGATGCCAAAACTTCCAAGAATAATGGAGACGGAAGGACTGGACAAAAGCTCATCAGAGTTGAGGTTAGAACTAGATTATAATGAGCAGCTAATTGGTTTGAGGATTGCAGTTGAAAAACAGCTTGATAGGTTGACAGATGATCTTGGTAGTTTAAAGTGCTTGAGTTCAGGAAAAGCCAATGAGGTGGTTACTGAAATTGATGATAGAGTTGATGCTTTGAAAAGAACAATAGAAACAGTTTTCAAACAAGTCAGCTGTGGATTTGGTTCATTGATGGTTTCCGTGTTGGACTCTCATTGGGAAAATGAGTTTCAGAATGAAGTCAATGCCATGTTGGTTCAAGATTATATAAAAGAcatttatgataaatttgaaacaaaactaTGGGAGCAGAGTAGGGTTATAAACAATCTTAACAAGAAGTGGCAGGAAAAGCTTGGCGAGCTTGCTCTCATGCGGGAAGAGCTTGATGGCATCTCTAGGTCCTTATTAAGCTCTGAAACTGGTTCACTATTTTCACAGAATAGTCTTGATGTTTTTGAGGAATGGAATAATGGGAAGAGGAAGGACCATATTCATTGGAAGGTACTGGGGAATCACCACTATGCCAATTGTGAGGAGAATGGCTTGATCCTGATGGAGAGATCTGAGGAATATGAGAAAACCATGTCAGAGGTTGCTGATTCCCCCCAGATAAAAGGCATGACAAAAGAAGAAGTAATAGTATACTACAAAACTGAGATGATCAAGATGAGAAGACAACATGATTCGGCTTTGCAAGAAAAGACAGAAGAATTGTTCAGCCTCAAGCGTGAATTTCTCAAGGAAAGGGGTTCTTTACATTTGAGGAAAGATAAGGAATTTGAACTTTTGAGAAAGAAAATCCCAGACATCATTCTGAAGCTGGATGGAATTCTTCAAGTTGAAGAAAAGTCTCCTTTGGTTCATGATGATCAATTTCATAGTTTGAAGGAAAGAATTGATGCCTTGTATTCTGAAAATCAGCACCTGAGAGGTCTTCTTGGAGATAAAAGAAAGGAGGTTTCATGTTTATCGTCGCAAGTTTCAGAAACAGCTAGCCAGATGACACTTCACTCATCAGCAGAGGCCAGCCTTTTGAAGCAAATTAAGAAGCTCAAGTGTGATATAAAAGATGTGAATTTTGAAACTTCCATCAGAGATGAGTTGTCTAAGGTTATTTTAAGAGATTTCATTACTCAGCATGAACGCAATCAAGATGACATAGAGATTGAGGCCAAAATTGTGCAAGAAATAGATTCCATCATATTTAGAGGACTTGCTGATGATTGTGTGTCTGCTATGAAGGCTATTGTAGTGAGGCATCAAACCGAAAGTATTTCACTTCAACAAGTGATTTCCCAAAAGGAGAAGGCGATTTGTTtgttaaatgatgaaaatggaAAGTTAAAGCAGGTTGTATCATCACTGACAGTATtgatggaagaaaagaaaaggattgaAGTAGAAACTGATTCAACACTGAACCAACAAAAGGTGAGGTTTGATTTGCTATGTCAAGAACTTTGCATTCTAAAAGACAAAGTTGGCAAGCAAGAGGTGCTGATTTCagaaaaaacaatagaattGGATTCTACAAAAAACAGACTGAATGAGGCTTTGCGGCAGATTGACCGATATGAAATGGATGTAAGTAATTTGAATCAGAAAGTTAAAAACACATCAGATGTTTTAGAGGAAGCTCAGAAGCAGAACAATGTGCTTAACAGTATTATCAAAGAGAAGCAAAAGTTACTGTCATCGTCTGAAATGCAAGCAGAACGGATGGAttctgttattgtttctttgaagcAGTTATCAGAACAAGTTGCCGATGTTGAGAATAAGATGGAAGCAAAGATTGAACAAAATAAATCTAG GTTGAAAGTACTGACTCATCAATGCAATTCAACTATGCGGCAGTATGGCACACTTAAGAAAAAGGAATTATGGTACAAGAAAATGCTTGACATAAGATATTCCAACCTTCAAAAGGCTGAGGCTGAG GTTGATCTGTTGGGTGATGAGGTTGATGCTCTCCTGAGTCTTCTTGGAAAGATATACATAGCACTTGATCATTATTCTCCGGTATTGCGGCATTATCCTGGG
- the LOC120252807 gene encoding WPP domain-associated protein-like isoform X2 — translation MEDSEALNSRLCNSVDGAMLASSSFKESDILGNDSALYEKFLLDDLDSYWDDLSARLTVSRMVGDSVIKGMVNAVSEEAAQRIALKEAEVAVLSDRLKCYEAGAVQCNRMGPFMMMPKLPRIMETEGLDKSSSELRLELDYNEQLIGLRIAVEKQLDRLTDDLGSLKCLSSGKANEVVTEIDDRVDALKRTIETVFKQVSCGFGSLMVSVLDSHWENEFQNEVNAMLVQDYIKDIYDKFETKLWEQSRVINNLNKKWQEKLGELALMREELDGISRSLLSSETGSLFSQNSLDVFEEWNNGKRKDHIHWKVLGNHHYANCEENGLILMERSEEYEKTMSEVADSPQIKGMTKEEVIVYYKTEMIKMRRQHDSALQEKTEELFSLKREFLKERGSLHLRKDKEFELLRKKIPDIILKLDGILQVEEKSPLVHDDQFHSLKERIDALYSENQHLRGLLGDKRKEVSCLSSQVSETASQMTLHSSAEASLLKQIKKLKCDIKDVNFETSIRDELSKVILRDFITQHERNQDDIEIEAKIVQEIDSIIFRGLADDCVSAMKAIVVRHQTESISLQQVISQKEKAICLLNDENGKLKQVVSSLTVLMEEKKRIEVETDSTLNQQKVRFDLLCQELCILKDKVGKQEVLISEKTIELDSTKNRLNEALRQIDRYEMDVSNLNQKVKNTSDVLEEAQKQNNVLNSIIKEKQKLLSSSEMQAERMDSVIVSLKQLSEQVADVENKMEAKIEQNKSRLKVLTHQCNSTMRQYGTLKKKELWYKKMLDIRYSNLQKAEAEVDLLGDEVDALLSLLGKIYIALDHYSPVLRHYPGVMEILKLVQRELKGENTKLM, via the exons ATGGAGGATTCAGAGGCTTTGAATTCAAGGCTCTGTAATTCTGTGGATGGCGCCATGCTTGCAAGTAGTAGTTTTAAGGAGAGTGATATTCTTGGGAATGATTCAGCTTTGTATGAAAAGTTCCTTTTAGATGACTTGGATTCATACTGGGATGACCTTAGTGCTCGTCTGACTGTTTCGCGGATGGTTGGTGATTCTGTTATTAAAGGAATGGTGAATGCCGTGTCAGAGGAAGCTGCACAGAGAATTGCTTTGAAGGAAGCAGAAGTAGCAGTTTTGAGTGACAGATTAAAATGTTATGAAGCGGGTGCTGTTCAATGTAACAGAATGGGGCCATTCATGATGATGCCAAAACTTCCAAGAATAATGGAGACGGAAGGACTGGACAAAAGCTCATCAGAGTTGAGGTTAGAACTAGATTATAATGAGCAGCTAATTGGTTTGAGGATTGCAGTTGAAAAACAGCTTGATAGGTTGACAGATGATCTTGGTAGTTTAAAGTGCTTGAGTTCAGGAAAAGCCAATGAGGTGGTTACTGAAATTGATGATAGAGTTGATGCTTTGAAAAGAACAATAGAAACAGTTTTCAAACAAGTCAGCTGTGGATTTGGTTCATTGATGGTTTCCGTGTTGGACTCTCATTGGGAAAATGAGTTTCAGAATGAAGTCAATGCCATGTTGGTTCAAGATTATATAAAAGAcatttatgataaatttgaaacaaaactaTGGGAGCAGAGTAGGGTTATAAACAATCTTAACAAGAAGTGGCAGGAAAAGCTTGGCGAGCTTGCTCTCATGCGGGAAGAGCTTGATGGCATCTCTAGGTCCTTATTAAGCTCTGAAACTGGTTCACTATTTTCACAGAATAGTCTTGATGTTTTTGAGGAATGGAATAATGGGAAGAGGAAGGACCATATTCATTGGAAGGTACTGGGGAATCACCACTATGCCAATTGTGAGGAGAATGGCTTGATCCTGATGGAGAGATCTGAGGAATATGAGAAAACCATGTCAGAGGTTGCTGATTCCCCCCAGATAAAAGGCATGACAAAAGAAGAAGTAATAGTATACTACAAAACTGAGATGATCAAGATGAGAAGACAACATGATTCGGCTTTGCAAGAAAAGACAGAAGAATTGTTCAGCCTCAAGCGTGAATTTCTCAAGGAAAGGGGTTCTTTACATTTGAGGAAAGATAAGGAATTTGAACTTTTGAGAAAGAAAATCCCAGACATCATTCTGAAGCTGGATGGAATTCTTCAAGTTGAAGAAAAGTCTCCTTTGGTTCATGATGATCAATTTCATAGTTTGAAGGAAAGAATTGATGCCTTGTATTCTGAAAATCAGCACCTGAGAGGTCTTCTTGGAGATAAAAGAAAGGAGGTTTCATGTTTATCGTCGCAAGTTTCAGAAACAGCTAGCCAGATGACACTTCACTCATCAGCAGAGGCCAGCCTTTTGAAGCAAATTAAGAAGCTCAAGTGTGATATAAAAGATGTGAATTTTGAAACTTCCATCAGAGATGAGTTGTCTAAGGTTATTTTAAGAGATTTCATTACTCAGCATGAACGCAATCAAGATGACATAGAGATTGAGGCCAAAATTGTGCAAGAAATAGATTCCATCATATTTAGAGGACTTGCTGATGATTGTGTGTCTGCTATGAAGGCTATTGTAGTGAGGCATCAAACCGAAAGTATTTCACTTCAACAAGTGATTTCCCAAAAGGAGAAGGCGATTTGTTtgttaaatgatgaaaatggaAAGTTAAAGCAGGTTGTATCATCACTGACAGTATtgatggaagaaaagaaaaggattgaAGTAGAAACTGATTCAACACTGAACCAACAAAAGGTGAGGTTTGATTTGCTATGTCAAGAACTTTGCATTCTAAAAGACAAAGTTGGCAAGCAAGAGGTGCTGATTTCagaaaaaacaatagaattGGATTCTACAAAAAACAGACTGAATGAGGCTTTGCGGCAGATTGACCGATATGAAATGGATGTAAGTAATTTGAATCAGAAAGTTAAAAACACATCAGATGTTTTAGAGGAAGCTCAGAAGCAGAACAATGTGCTTAACAGTATTATCAAAGAGAAGCAAAAGTTACTGTCATCGTCTGAAATGCAAGCAGAACGGATGGAttctgttattgtttctttgaagcAGTTATCAGAACAAGTTGCCGATGTTGAGAATAAGATGGAAGCAAAGATTGAACAAAATAAATCTAG GTTGAAAGTACTGACTCATCAATGCAATTCAACTATGCGGCAGTATGGCACACTTAAGAAAAAGGAATTATGGTACAAGAAAATGCTTGACATAAGATATTCCAACCTTCAAAAGGCTGAGGCTGAG GTTGATCTGTTGGGTGATGAGGTTGATGCTCTCCTGAGTCTTCTTGGAAAGATATACATAGCACTTGATCATTATTCTCCGGTATTGCGGCATTATCCTGGG